A window from Rhea pennata isolate bPtePen1 chromosome 1, bPtePen1.pri, whole genome shotgun sequence encodes these proteins:
- the KCTD4 gene encoding BTB/POZ domain-containing protein KCTD4 produces the protein MERKINRREKEYEEKHSNSEGSDQGKDCKTSLITLNVGGYLYITQKQTLTKYPDSFLEGVINGKIMCPFDAEGHYFIDRDGLLFRHILNFLRNGELLLPEGFRENQLLAQEADFFQLKVLSDAVKSRWEKEQLASRETTFLEITDSHDRSQGLRIFCNAPDFIAKIKSRIVLVSKSRLDGFPEEFSVSSNIIQFKYFIKSENGTRLVLKEDNTFVCTLETLKFEAIMTALKCGFRLLTSLDCSKGSIVHSDALHFIK, from the coding sequence ATGGAGcgaaaaataaacagaagggaaaaggaatacgaagaaaaacacagcaactCTGAAGGCTCTGATCAAGGCAAGGACTGCAAAACGTCTCTGATTACTCTGAATGTTGGTGGCTATCTGTATATCACACAGAAACAAACACTAACCAAGTATCCAGATTCTTTTCTTGAAGGTGtgataaatggaaaaataatgtgCCCGTTTGATGCAGAAGGTCATTATTTCATCGACAGAGATGGACTTCTTTTCAGACACATCCTGAACTTCCTACGAAATGGAGAACTTCTTTTACCAGAAGGGTTTCGAGAAAATCAACTTTTGGCACAAGAAGcggatttttttcagcttaaagTACTATCAGATGCCGTGAAATCAAGGTGGGAGAAGGAACAGCTAGCATCCAGAGAGACTACTTTCCTGGAAATCACTGACAGCCACGACCGTTCACAAGGTCTTAGGATCTTTTGTAACGCTCCAGATTtcatagcaaaaataaaatctagaatTGTTCTGGTATCCAAAAGCAGGCTGGATGGATTTCCAGAGGAGTTTTCAGTATCTTCAAATATTATCCAATTCAAATACTTCATAAAGTCAGAAAATGGTACACGACTTGTACTGAAGGAGGACAACACCTTTGTCTGCACCCTGGAAACTCTTAAGTTTGAGGCTATAATGACGGCTTTAAAATGTGGATTTAGACTGCTGACCAGCCTGGATTGTTCGAAAGGGTCAATTGTTCACAGCGACGCACTTCATTTTATCAAGTAA